In Aptenodytes patagonicus chromosome 6, bAptPat1.pri.cur, whole genome shotgun sequence, one genomic interval encodes:
- the DNAJB11 gene encoding dnaJ homolog subfamily B member 11 produces MAPGWLGRLCLLLLCLCGEAAAGRDFYKILGVSRGASIKDIKKAYRKLALQLHPDRNPDDPRAQEKFQDLGAAYEVLSDEEKRKQYDAYGEEGLKDGHQSSHGDIFSHFFGDFGFMFGGNPRQQDRNIPRGSDIIVDLEVTLEEVYSGNFVEVVRNKPVARQAPGKRKCNCRQEMRTTQLGPGRFQMTQEVVCDECPNVKLVNEERTLEVEIEPGVRDGMEYPFIGEGEPHVDGEPGDLRFRIKVLKHPVFERRGDDLYTNVTISLVEALTGFEMDITHLDGHKVHIARDKITKPGAKLWKKGEGLPNFDNNNIKGSLIVTFDVEFPKEQLTNEQREGLKQLLKQGSVQKVYNGLQGY; encoded by the exons ATGGCCCCCGGCTGGCTCGGCCgcctctgcctcctgctgctctgcctctgcgGGGAGGCCGCCGCCGG GAGGGACTTCTACAAGATCCTGGGGGTGTCCCGCGGCGCCTCCATCAAGGACATCAAGAAGGCCTACCGGAAACTGGCGCTGCAGCTCCATCCCGACAGGAACCCCGACGACCCCCGGGCGCAAGAGAAGTTCCAGGACCTGGGGGCTGCCTACGAG GTGCTGTCGGATGAGGAGAAGAGGAAGCAGTACGATGCGTATGGTGAGGAGGGATTGAAGGATGGGCACCAGAGCTCCCACGGAGACATCTTCTCACA CTTCTTTGGGGACTTTGGATTCATGTTTGGAGGTAACCCTCGCCAACAAGACAGGAACATTCCCCGAGGAAGCGACATCATCGTGGACCTGGAGGTTACATTGGAGGAGGTGTATTCGGGAAACTTTGTAGAA GTTGTCAGGAACAAGCCAGTGGCAAGACAGGCACCTGGCAAACGGAAATGCAATTGCCGGCAGGAGATGAGGACCACCCAGTTGGGTCCTGGGCGTTTCCAGATGACTCAAGAAGTTGTTTGTGATGAATGTCCAAATGTCAA GCTTGTGAATGAGGAGCGAACACTAGAAGTGGAGATAGAGCCAGGCGTGAGggatggtatggagtatcccttcaTTGGTGAAG gtGAACCCCATGTGGATGGGGAGCCGGGTGATTTGCGCTTCCGAATAAAAGTTCTTAA GCACCCAGTCTTTGAAAGAAGAGGCGATGACTTGTATACAAATGTGACAATCTCACTGGTCGAGGCACTTACGGGCTTTGAAATGGATATCACTCACTTGGATGGGCATAAG GTTCACATTGCTCGGGATAAAATTACAAAACCCGGGGCCAAACTgtggaagaaaggagaaggtcTTCCAAATTTTGATAACAATAATATCAAAGGCTCGCTAATAGTAACATTTGATGTGGAGTTCCCCAAAGAGCAACTGACAAATGAACAGCGGGAAG gTCTCAAACAGTTGTTGAAACAAGGATCGGTGCAGAAGGTGTACAATGGATTGCAGGGATATTGA
- the CRYGS gene encoding gamma-crystallin S encodes MSRAGTKVTFYEDKNFLGRCYECDSDCPDFHTYLSRCNSIRVDGGTWVAYERPNFSGNMYVLMRGEYPDYHHWMGLNDRLGSCKAVQIPSGGRGHIQVFEKGDFGGQMFEATEDCPSIMEEWHMREVHACRVLEGVWVFYEHPNYRGRQYLLPKGEYRKPVEWGAASPTVQSFRSITE; translated from the exons ATGTCCAGAGCTGGAACCAAG GTCACCTTCTACGAAGACAAGAATTTCCTAGGCCGTTGCTACGAGTGTGACAGTGACTGCCCCGATTTTCACACCTACCTGAGCCGCTGCAACTCCATCCGGGTGGATGGAGGCACCTGGGTGGCCTATGAGAGGCCGAACTTTTCTGGAAACATGTACGTTCTGATGCGTGGGGAGTATCCTGACTATCACCACTGGATGGGCCTCAATGACCGCCTCGGCTCCTGCAAAGCCGTCCAGATA CCAAGTGGAGGCCGGGGCCACATCCAGGTATTTGAGAAGGGAGATTTTGGCGGGCAGATGTTTGAAGCCACCGAAGACTGCCCTTCCATCATGGAGGAGTGGCACATGCGCGAAGTCCACGCCTGCAGAGTGCTGGAGGGCGTCTGGGTTTTCTACGAGCATCCCAACTACCGGGGCAGGCAGTACCTGCTGCCCAAGGGGGAGTACCGCAAACCCGTGGAGTGGGGAGCTGCGAGCCCCACTGTCCAGTCCTTCCGCAGCATCACTGAGTGA
- the TBCCD1 gene encoding TBCC domain-containing protein 1: MEAAAAPAPAPVRLWVKTEPFLVGALPVPPPARLGPHYLRKMAAYARARAAEGCFPRLSWPRWRHIACGKLQLGRGLAWLYFELFHSLLRRDPPRRLEWAEAEAACASADELERERSKLSADTLQFLLFLYVQQVNKVSLRTSLIGEEWPSPRTKSPCLTGKSTSENKNWNDQDHRAFVQGHLSDMLELLLEPEQLTASSHSTHSSLVSYEAVCALSFLIEGTVNKSRTVHPLHELALWQPCHRQNGYSKVSKAFSFPKLESWLRSCLTTNPFGMTACLKSGKKLAWAQQVEGTTRRAKIACNTRVVPEVFPMVIMSQVYKQTLAKSSDTLVGAHIRIHRCNESFIYLLSPLRSVTIEKCRNSTFVLGPVQASVHVHSCDNVKVIVVCHRLCLSSTAGCTFYILTPTQPLILSGNQAVSFAPFHTHYPMLEDHMAQVGLATLPNYWDSPMLVCKESGDTSVFRLLPPSDFYTFVIPFEMEGDTTETPGGLPHVYQKAVSQREQKVQIWQKTVKEAGLTKDQRKQFQMLVENKFYEWLVQTGNRQQLDSLVPPAVGSKQAAG, translated from the exons atggaggcggcggcggcccccgccccggccccagTGCGGCTGTGGGTGAAGACGGAGCCGTTCCTGGTGGgggccctgcccgtcccgccgcccgcccgcctcggTCCCCACTACCTGCGGAAGATGGCGGCGTACGCCCGGGCGCGGGCGGCCGAGGGCTGCTTCCCGCGGCTGTCGTGGCCCCGCTGGCGGCACATCGCTTGCGGGAAGCTGCAGCTGGGCCGCGGCCTGGCCTGGCTCTACTTCGAGCTCTTCCACAGCCTCCTCCGGCGGGACCCGCCGCGCCGCCTCGAGTGGGCCGAGGCCGAGGCGGCCTGCGCCAGCGCCGACGAGCTGGAGCGGGAGCGGAGCAAG CTGTCGGCAGACACTCTGCAGTTCCTGCTGTTCCTGTACGTCCAGCAGGTGAACAAGGTCTCTCTGCGAACGTCTCTGATCGGGGAGGAATGGCCCAGCCCCAGGACCAAGTCTCCGTGCCTGACTGGAAAATCCACCAGCGAGAATAAG AACTGGAACGATCAGGACCACCGCGCCTTCGTGCAGGGCCACCTCTCGGATATGCTGGAACTGCTGCTGGAGCCGGAGCAGCTCACTGCCTCCTCCCATTCCACCCACAGTAGCTTGGTGTCCTACGAAGCCGTCTGTGCCCTCAGCTTTCTTATTGAAGGGACCGTGAACAAATCCAGGACGGTCCATCCTCTGCACGAGCTTGCCCTCTGGCAGCCCTGTCACAGGCAGAATGGCTACTCAAAGGtctccaaagccttctctttCCCCAAGCTAGAGAGCTGGCTGCGGTCTTGCCTGACGACAAACCCTTTTGGAATGACTGCCTGCCTCAAGTCTGGAAAGAAACTCGCATGGGCACAGCAAG ttgaaGGAACAACCAGGAGAGCAAAGATTGCCTGCAATACTCGTGTGGTGCCTGAGGTGTTCCCCATGGTAATAATGAGCCAGGTATACAAGCAGACACTGGCCAAGAGCTCGGACACTCTGGTGGGGGCTCACATAAGAATTCATCGCTGCAACGAGTCCTTCATTtatctcctctctcctctccg ATCTGTGACCATTGAGAAGTGCCGGAACAGCACTTTTGTCCTTGGCCCTGTGCAGGCGTCTGTTCACGTCCACAGCTGTGACAATGTCAAGGTCATTGTGGTTTGCCATCGTTTGTGCCTTTCTTCCACCGCTGGCTGTACTTTTTACATTCTCACGCCTACCCAGCCTCTCATCCTCTCGGGGAACCAAGCAGTCAGCTTTGCCCCTTTCCACACCCATTATCCAATGCTTGAAGACCACATGGCTCAGGTGGGCTTGGCCACTCTGCCAAACTACTGGGACAGCCCCATGCTGGTGTGCAAGGAGAGCGGCGACACAAGTGTCTTCCGCCTCCTGCCGCCCTCAGACTTCTACACCTTTGTGATTCCTTTTGAGATGGAAGGAGACACTACGGAGACGCCGGGTGGGCTTCCCCACGTGTATCAGAAGGCAGTGAGTCAGCGAGAGCAGAAGGTACAGATCTGGCAGAAAACTGTGAAGGAGGCGGGCCTGACCAA GGATCAGAGGAAACAGTTCCAGATGCTGGTAGAAAACAAATTCTATGAATGGCTGGTTCAGACAGGGAACCGTCAGCAGCTGGATAGCCTTGTCCCTCCTGCGGTAGGCTCCAAGCAGGCAGCAGGATAG